The following coding sequences lie in one Metallumcola ferriviriculae genomic window:
- a CDS encoding transposase, translating into MGRKPRIEYKGGVYHIIQRGNNREYIFENRDYKVYLLELVKEYKLIMNFEFYGFVLMDNHYHFVLKTLEAPLQDIMHRINNKYSKFYNYINGRTGHVFENRYKGILVKDNKYLLSLLRYIHQNPVRAKMCKKAKDYRWSSDPYYRRNKRGDIVDIDFILNIFSENRQEAIKAYEKFMDMDEMEEGSIFEEGLFIGGNQKTIINKPLAEIQRKSLDEILFEVTQDNAIFKEIKNASRKRHLTHYKQAYINKSLAANYTMKEIGENISISEAAVYKMYEKLKH; encoded by the coding sequence TTGGGACGGAAACCGAGGATAGAGTATAAGGGTGGGGTATATCACATTATTCAAAGAGGGAATAACCGAGAGTACATATTTGAGAATAGAGATTATAAAGTATATTTGCTGGAACTGGTAAAGGAATATAAACTAATCATGAATTTTGAGTTTTATGGGTTCGTCCTAATGGATAATCACTACCATTTTGTGCTGAAGACATTGGAGGCACCATTGCAGGATATCATGCACCGGATAAACAATAAATACAGTAAATTCTATAACTACATAAATGGAAGAACGGGACATGTTTTTGAAAATAGATATAAAGGAATTTTAGTGAAAGATAATAAATATCTTTTATCTTTGCTGCGGTATATCCATCAAAATCCGGTGAGGGCGAAGATGTGTAAGAAAGCAAAAGACTATCGCTGGAGTAGCGACCCATATTATAGAAGAAATAAGCGCGGAGACATCGTAGACATAGATTTTATCTTGAACATATTTTCTGAAAATCGGCAAGAGGCCATTAAAGCTTATGAAAAATTTATGGATATGGATGAGATGGAGGAAGGCAGTATCTTTGAAGAAGGCCTGTTTATAGGTGGAAACCAAAAAACTATAATTAATAAACCTCTTGCGGAAATTCAAAGAAAAAGTCTAGATGAAATACTGTTTGAAGTGACACAGGACAACGCTATTTTCAAAGAGATAAAAAATGCCTCACGGAAAAGACATCTTACCCATTATAAACAAGCATATATCAATAAATCCTTAGCTGCCAATTATACTATGAAAGAAATTGGAGAAAACATATCTATTAGCGAAGCAGCTGTTTATAAGATGTATGAGAAGCTAAAACACTAG
- a CDS encoding UPF0158 family protein: protein MSDIHKEYGKKLRAFNFDGSHPSQDAILINGNFIIYEKGLLIKGLPPLNQVYTKWRDMSGVTLYEGETTKVTIALENEDGKIVAESKDRPKDVIAFYDLIEVQREKYRYYDELKQLKVDLVDISIIMDTDRWENHAYLDTEIGEIIHIPIELDEDNVYDEEYVAGLPQWEREMVEKVKKVYENEEGRYEVIPERASYEAYDTMVEFTKRLDDLKVSEKLFDALDGKGAFRRFENVISRYPEIEKQWYKYKTEIEKQEVREWLWSIGLEPVER, encoded by the coding sequence ATGTCAGATATACATAAAGAATATGGAAAAAAGTTGAGGGCATTTAATTTTGATGGTTCACACCCCAGCCAGGATGCTATATTAATAAATGGGAATTTTATCATCTATGAAAAGGGTTTGCTTATTAAGGGACTGCCACCATTAAATCAAGTCTATACAAAATGGCGAGATATGAGTGGAGTTACATTGTATGAAGGTGAGACAACAAAAGTAACAATTGCCCTGGAAAATGAAGATGGTAAAATTGTAGCTGAGAGTAAAGATAGGCCGAAAGATGTTATAGCATTTTATGATCTTATAGAAGTGCAAAGGGAAAAGTACAGATATTATGATGAGCTTAAGCAACTTAAGGTGGATCTGGTAGATATCAGTATTATTATGGACACTGACAGGTGGGAAAATCATGCGTATCTTGATACTGAGATAGGTGAGATAATACATATACCTATTGAACTGGATGAGGATAATGTATATGATGAGGAATATGTTGCTGGCCTACCCCAATGGGAAAGGGAAATGGTAGAAAAAGTTAAGAAAGTATATGAGAATGAAGAGGGAAGGTATGAAGTTATACCAGAAAGAGCCAGTTATGAAGCTTATGATACTATGGTTGAATTTACGAAAAGGCTTGATGATCTGAAAGTTTCGGAAAAACTGTTTGATGCTCTTGATGGCAAGGGTGCATTTCGCAGATTTGAAAATGTGATTAGCAGGTACCCGGAAATAGAAAAGCAGTGGTATAAGTACAAAACAGAAATAGAAAAACAGGAAGTAAGAGAATGGCTTTGGAGTATTGGTTTAGAGCCCGTAGAAAGGTGA
- a CDS encoding AMP-binding protein produces MPTLELVVTTNYADFIPEEPTLPVPEEIILEKKLFDDTTDLLQAVKEHSAQLQSDEINLWDDVALFVYTSGTTGRPKGAMLTYGNALFKTAAAFHGNQSEKLKMGLTVMPIFHIAGMVMGVNIPVYSGMTTVMLTRYDAQAVVTAIEKYQCDFWYSIAPMNGELLGYPGIEKRDLSSLKLNLCTSFGFPVNQELSDAWKQLTNSCYLYEASYGLSETHTCDTIMPPEKIKFGSCGIPTFDTEVKILDPETGDPLPPGEQGEIVIKNPGVFKGYFNRPQATDETLKDGWVYTGDIGMIDQDGYLYFIGRVKEMIKCSGYSVFPEDVEAMLIKHPAVLQAGVIGVPDARRGESVKAFIVLKQDFKGKVSAEDIITKRTVTKRTVPGTLLINLFKK; encoded by the coding sequence ATGCCTACTCTTGAATTAGTTGTAACTACCAATTACGCAGACTTTATTCCCGAAGAACCCACCCTGCCGGTGCCTGAAGAAATAATACTTGAAAAGAAACTATTTGACGATACAACAGACCTGTTGCAAGCTGTCAAAGAGCATAGCGCACAGCTTCAGAGCGATGAAATCAATCTTTGGGATGACGTAGCTTTATTCGTTTATACCTCCGGCACCACCGGCAGACCTAAAGGAGCCATGCTCACTTATGGTAATGCTCTTTTTAAGACTGCAGCTGCTTTTCATGGAAACCAATCGGAAAAACTCAAAATGGGTCTTACTGTAATGCCCATATTTCATATCGCGGGTATGGTGATGGGGGTAAATATTCCTGTTTACAGCGGCATGACTACTGTGATGTTAACCCGTTACGATGCTCAGGCAGTAGTAACGGCCATCGAAAAGTATCAATGTGACTTTTGGTATAGTATAGCACCCATGAATGGGGAACTATTGGGTTATCCTGGCATTGAAAAACGTGACTTGAGCAGTCTTAAATTGAATTTGTGTACAAGTTTTGGCTTTCCGGTAAATCAAGAATTGTCAGACGCCTGGAAACAGCTTACCAATAGCTGTTATTTATATGAAGCATCTTATGGGCTTAGCGAAACACATACTTGTGATACCATCATGCCCCCGGAAAAAATAAAATTCGGCTCTTGCGGAATCCCTACCTTCGATACTGAAGTTAAGATTTTGGACCCGGAGACCGGAGACCCGCTGCCGCCAGGTGAACAGGGAGAAATAGTGATTAAAAATCCCGGGGTATTTAAAGGATATTTTAATCGTCCCCAAGCCACTGATGAAACGCTTAAAGATGGCTGGGTTTACACCGGTGATATTGGCATGATTGATCAAGATGGTTATCTCTACTTCATTGGCAGGGTCAAAGAAATGATTAAATGCTCTGGGTACAGCGTTTTTCCTGAAGATGTGGAGGCGATGTTAATAAAGCACCCGGCTGTTCTGCAAGCGGGTGTTATTGGCGTGCCCGATGCAAGACGTGGTGAAAGTGTCAAAGCATTTATCGTGCTGAAGCAGGATTTTAAAGGCAAGGTGTCAGCTGAAGACATTATAACAAAGAGAACGGTGACAAAGAGAACGGTGCCAGGCACTTTACTTATTAACTTATTTAAAAAATAA
- a CDS encoding Abi family protein — translation MDNGDRIKEPTTFQEQVDILKERNLQIEDEQQAREILGRINYYRLSAYMLTYKADNKFQDGVSFSDIYNLYEFDKKLRNLIMGLLETIEVTFRTHIAYLIAHKYGATGYMNPENFITKKIHVELMDKLYLEIDRSDELFIKHHKSKYKGVFPVWVAIEVVSFGLLSKIYSNLKNEDKLEIAITYCKIPYKYIRSWLHALSTFRNICAHFGRIYNRTLTIKPMLHKKDLAKDIKNDTVFSLILIMGKLIKDNIEWGTFVTNLRALIDQYEKVDVELMGFPEKWEHLLRSI, via the coding sequence ATGGATAATGGTGATAGAATTAAGGAACCTACAACCTTTCAAGAACAGGTAGATATATTAAAAGAAAGAAACCTGCAGATAGAGGATGAACAGCAGGCAAGAGAAATCCTTGGCAGAATTAATTATTACCGGCTAAGTGCTTACATGCTTACTTATAAGGCCGATAATAAATTTCAAGATGGGGTTTCTTTTAGTGATATCTATAATCTTTACGAGTTTGATAAAAAGTTACGTAATTTGATTATGGGATTGCTGGAAACCATAGAGGTCACCTTCCGAACTCATATTGCATATTTAATTGCTCATAAATATGGGGCAACTGGCTACATGAACCCAGAAAATTTTATCACTAAAAAGATTCATGTAGAGTTGATGGACAAGCTTTATCTTGAAATAGATAGAAGCGATGAGCTTTTTATTAAGCATCATAAGAGTAAATATAAAGGTGTTTTCCCAGTTTGGGTGGCTATAGAAGTAGTGTCTTTTGGTTTACTTTCTAAAATTTATTCAAATCTAAAGAATGAAGATAAATTGGAAATTGCCATTACATATTGTAAAATTCCATATAAGTATATTAGAAGCTGGCTTCATGCGTTGTCTACATTTAGGAACATTTGTGCTCATTTTGGAAGGATTTACAATCGAACCTTAACCATCAAACCAATGCTTCATAAAAAAGATTTAGCAAAAGATATAAAAAATGATACAGTGTTCTCACTTATATTGATCATGGGAAAACTCATAAAAGATAACATTGAATGGGGCACTTTTGTAACTAATTTACGTGCTTTAATCGACCAATATGAAAAAGTAGATGTAGAACTGATGGGCTTCCCAGAAAAATGGGAGCATTTGCTTAGGTCTATATAA
- a CDS encoding aspartyl protease family protein → MEVDVYFDGQLIYASLKLIYKGNSMVVDKLVVDTGAAKSFISVDAVEEINIVFEDGDYITTVYGIGGPDNSFQKYIDIVEFGSTKLNNYIIDFGAFHDEYDINGLIGLDILRDAGVIIDLKRMIIEVDE, encoded by the coding sequence ATGGAAGTAGATGTGTATTTTGACGGGCAGCTTATTTATGCATCTTTAAAGCTCATATATAAAGGTAATAGCATGGTGGTTGATAAACTTGTTGTGGATACAGGAGCTGCAAAATCATTTATATCTGTAGATGCAGTTGAAGAGATAAATATTGTTTTTGAAGATGGGGACTATATTACAACGGTTTATGGCATTGGAGGCCCTGACAATTCATTTCAAAAGTATATTGACATAGTTGAGTTTGGCTCAACAAAGCTTAATAACTATATTATTGATTTTGGTGCTTTTCATGACGAGTATGATATTAATGGTCTTATCGGATTAGATATATTGAGGGATGCTGGAGTTATAATTGACTTAAAAAGAATGATAATAGAAGTTGATGAATAG